Genomic window (Propionibacteriaceae bacterium ZF39):
TGTGCAGCGTCATCAGCGTCACCACTCCGCCGGATTCGGCATCAGGGATCTGGTCGGAGTCCGCCACGAGCGCGATGCGCTCAAGGAATGCTGGCAAGGATGGGTCGGGCTCGGGAGCGCCGACCAGATTGGGTTCGGCCCCGGCACCATCGAGGTCCACCGTCGACGCCTGGGTGGCGAACTCCTCGGCAACCGCGAGGAATTCGGCCAGGTTCTCCATGCGGGTCTCGTCCTGCGGGTCCTTGGAGCCCTGCAATTCGGCGTGATAGCCGGACCGGTCGAGGATCGATGCGAGCACGTCGTGGGCCGGGGCCCCGTCGGCGACGAGCTGGCGATGTTCGTCGATCAGGTCGACGAAGCCTGTGATCTTTTTCACAGACCCGGGCGCAAGAGCCGTCTCAGAAGCGCGGCGCAGCGCCTCGGAGAACGGGATGCCGGCCTTCTGGGCCAGGGCGTCGATCGCACCCTCGGATTTGTCGCCGATGCCGCGCTTGGGCACGTTGAGGATGCGACGCACCGACACATCGTCGGCCGGGTTGGCGATCGCGCGCAGATAGGCGATCACGTCGCGGATTTCCTTGCGCTCATAGAACCGGACCCCACCGACCACGCGATAGGGCACGCCGGTGCGGATGAAGACCTCTTCGAACGCTCGGGACTGGGCGTTCGTGCGATAGAACACCGCCGTCTCGCCGTAGGTCCCCCGGCCCTGTTCGACCAGTTCGCGCACCTCGGATGCGACGAACTGCGCCTCATCGTGTTCGCTGTCGGCCACATAACCGACGATCCGATCGCCGTCACCCGCCGCCGACCACAGGTTCTTGGCCGGGCGCCCGTCGTTGTGGGAGATGACCGCGTTGGCCGCGGACAGCACCGTCTGGGTCGAGCGATAGTTCTGCTCCAGCATGATCGTCCGGGCGCCCGGGAAATCCGTGCTGAAGTCGAGGATGTTGCGGATCGTCGCACCACGGAACGCATAGATCGACTGATCCGAATCGCCCACGACCATCAGCTCGGGGGGATCGATGGCCCCTTCCTGCGGAGCCTCCTGATCCGTTGGGGCCGGGGCCGCAGCTCCCGCGTCCGACGGTCCACAGAGCTCGCGAATCAACACATACTGCGCGTGGTTGGTGTCCTGATATTCGTCGACCAGCACATGGCGGAACCGCCGCCGGTAGTGCTCGCGTACCTCCGCGAAGGCCTGGAACAGATGGACGGTGAGCATGATCAGGTCATCGAAATCGAGCGCACTGGCCTTGCGCAACCGCAGCTGATACTGGGCGTACGCCTCGGGATAGGACTCCTCACCCAGCCCGGCCCGCGAACCGGCCGACTCGTGATCCACGAGATCGTTCTTGCAGTTGGAGACCCAATTGAGCACCTTGCGGACCGGGTGTCGCTTGGGGTCGAGACCGAGATCCGAGCACACGAGCTGCATGAGCCGTTTGGAGTCGGCATCGTCATAGATCGAGAACTCCCGCGCATATCCGAATCGGTGGAGCTCGGCCCGCAGGATCCGCACGCAGGCGGAGTGGAACGTGGAGACCCACATGATGCGCGCGCGGTTGCCGATGATGTCGGCGACGCGGTGGCGCATCTCGGCTGCCGCCTTGTTGGTGAACGTGATCGCCAGGATCGACCCGGGGTGGGCATCCCGCTCGGAGACGAGATAGGCGATCCTCCGCGTGAGTACGCGAGTCTTGCCGGATCCGGCACCCGCCACGACCAGCAACGGGGAACCCTCATGGAGGACTGCTTCCCGTTGCGGCTCGTTCGAACCCTCCAACAACTCCTTGGCGCGGCTGCGGCGCTTGCGGACGGGCTTATCGGGCTCACCGAAGAGAGGCTCCATGGCCGGAGCGGCGGCGGGGGTTTCGACTGGCTGACTCATAGGGCCACAACCCTATGCGGCCGCTCCGACATTGTTCGCACCGTTACATTGGGGTCGTGTATTGGCGACAGTTCAAACGCCTCGTCCGCAGGGTGATCCTGGCGGTCTTCGGCGTCCAGATGGCGACGATCGCCGCGCTCCTCCTCATCGACAGCCGGCGCAAACGCAACCGCGCCCCCGTGGTGTTTCCCAAGGCTGCCCCGGTCCCGGTGACAGCGGGTGAATCGGACATCACGGTCTATACCTATGGCCAGGATCTCTACACCGACATGCTGGCCGCGATCGACAGTGCGCGCGACCGGATCTATTTCGAAACCTTCATCTGGAAGAACGACCCCATCGGCCGCGCGTTCAAGCGGGCGATGATCCGGGCGGCCAATCGGGGGGTCGCCGTCTATCTGGTGTTCGACGAGTTCGCCAACCTGGTCGTCCCGCGTCCGTTCTTCCGCTTCCCCGCCGCGATCCACGTGAAGCACCATCCGCTGATCGCCGGCGGCTGGGGATTCTGGCATCCGCGCAATTCCGGGCGCAACCACCGCAAGCTCATGGTGGTCGACAGCGAGGTCGCCTTCGTGGGTGGCTACAACATCGGCTCGCTCTATGCGACCGACTGGCGCGATACCCACGTTCGCGTCACCGGTGAAGCCGTCGGCGAACTCGAGAACGCCTTCGTCGACTACTGGAACCTGTGGGGCAACCGGCGCCACCCCGAGCTCGCCGACCCCCGCCACCGCAGCTGGGACTCCCCCATCCGGGTCCACCGCAATGTGCCGAAACAGCTGATCTATCCGATCCGCTACATGTATCTCGAAGCCATCGACCGAGCCCAGGATCGGGTCTGGCTGACCCACGCCTATCTGATCCCCGACGACGATCTCCTCGCCGTGCTCATCCATGCCGCCGGACGGGGCGTGGACGTGCGCATCATCGTGCCCGAGCAGTCGAACCACATCGTCGTCGACTGGGTGTCGCGGGGTTACTATCGCGGGCTGCTCGACGGCGGCGTACGCCTCTTCCTCTATGAGGGAGCCATGGTCCACGCCAAGACCGCCGTCATCGATGATCGCTGGGCGACGGTCGGCACCGCCAATCTTGATCGGCTCTCGTTGATCGGCAACTACGAGATCAACCTGGAGATCACGGACGACGACATGGCCGAGAAGATGGCCGAGGTCTTCCTTCTCGATCTGACCAACTGCCGGGAGCTGACGCTCGACGAGTGGGTACGCCGACCGTTCATGGTGAAATTTTCGGAAGCAGTGCTGAAACCATTCAGCCCATTCCTGTGAACAGTTGGACGCTTGGCTAATCGTTATGGAAAATTGTCGACAATTAGTTGGGCAGGTTGTGTGACTGACGCTACATTTGCCACATGACGATCATCTTTTACATCATCATCGGCCTGCTGGCCGGCGCGATTGCAAAGTTCATCATGCCTGGCCGCCAGGGCGGCGGGATCATCATGACGATCATCCTCGGCATCATCGGCGCACTCGTCGGTGGCCTGCTCACCAACCTCATCATGAACGGTTCCCTGTCCTTCGCCATCAATGGCGGCTTCTGGATCACCCTCCTCGTCGCTGTTCTGGGTGCCCTCGTGGTTCTCTTCATCTATGGCATGGCTACCAAGGGTCGCGCTCGCGCCTGACCCCTTGATCAAGGAAACCGGCCCGCACCTCTCGGTGCGGGCCGGTTTTCTGTTGCGCTCGAGTCTTTTCTGTTGCGCTCAAGTCGGCGTGCCCTAGACGAGCCGCCGATCAGTGGCCCAGCGGGTGAGCTGGTGGCGATTGGAGAGTTGCAGCTTTCGCAGCACCGACGAAACATGGGTCTCGACGGTCTTGATCGAGATGAACAGTTCGCGGGCGACTTCCTTGTAGGCGTACCCCCGCGCGATCAGGCGCAATACCTCGCGCTCGCGGTTGGAGAGCCGATCGAGATCCTCGTCCACTGACGCGATGTCGATCGATCCGGAGAACGCATCGAGCACGAAACCGGCGAGCCTGGGCGAGAACACCGCATCACCATCCGCGACCCGTCGGATCGCGTCCACGAGGTCCTCGGCGCTGATCGATTTGGTCACATAGCCGCGGGCACCCGCCCGGATCACACCGATGACGTCCTCGGCCGCATCCGAGACCGAGAGCGCAAGGAACCGCCGCTCGGGATCGGTCGCGTGGATCTGCTTGATCACCTCCATGCCGCCACCGCCGGGCAGATGCACGTCGAGCAACACGACGTCGGGCTCGCTTGCCCTGATCGCCGCCACAGCCGTGGCGACGTCCTCGCCCTCGCCCACCACCTTCACGGCCCGGCCGATCTCGGCCTTGACCCCGGCCCGGAACATGGCGTGGTCATCTACGACGACGACCCGCAGGAGCCGATTGGGATCGGGAGCGGTGGGAGTATCCCCGCTGCCGAGTGAGTCAGGCTGTGGTCGTTCGGTCATCGCTTCATCTCCAGTTTCACTTCGGTGCCGTCCTCGGCGGACGAACGGATCCGGGCCGACCCACCATGGCGCTCCATGCGCCCGATGATGCTGCCCTTCACTCCCATTCGATCATCCCCGATCGCATCCAGATCGAAGCCCTTTCCGCGATCCCGGACGAAGATCTCCACGAGATCGTCCTCGACCTCGGCGTAGACATCGATCCGAGCCGCCCCGGAGTGCTTCGCCGCGTTCATCATGGCCTCCCGGGCGGCCCGGATCATGGCCTCCAGGTTCTCGGTCAGGTCGCAGTCGCCGACACAGACGACCTCGACGGGGATGCCCCGCTCGTCGTCGACCTCGGCCGCCGCACTCGTGAGGGCAGCCTTGACGGTCTGCTCACGGATCGCATCGCCATAGAGCCAGGTGCGGAGCTCGCGCTCCTGCTTGCGGGCCAGGGTGGAAACCGTCTTGGGATCGTCGGAGCGTTTCTGGATGAGAGCCAGGGTCTGCAGCACCGAATCGTGCAGGTGGGCCGCCATGTCGGCGCGCTCATCGGCGCGTACCTTCTCCTCGCGCGCCTGCTGGAGCGCGAGTCGAGAGCGGTACGCCCAGGGCGCGACCACGAGTGCTGTTCCGGCGAGCGCCAGGCCGGTCATCGCGAGTACGCGCGGCAGCTCGGCCAGACCGGTCTGCGAGGCGATCACCATGCCGACGGCGGCACCGACGAGGGCCAGGCCAAGGATGGTCCGGACCAGCGTGAGGGCACGGCCACGATCGACGAACGGCCGCAGCCAGCGGGGATCGCCCGAGTCCTCGCGCCAGTTGGAGTCGGAGTTGTCGGCATTGCGCCAGACAAGGGCGACCCCGACAGCCGCGAAGGCGATGGGCCAGAAGACCTGCTGCGACAAACCCATGCCGGTCGCCTGCACCAGCCACAACAGGCCGATGCCGAGCAGCCCGACCGCCACCACCGTGCCGATCTCGGCGGAACGACGCGCCTTGCGTTCGGTGCTGCGCAGGTTGGTCCGGGCGTGGGATTCGAGGCCGGGCGCGGCTTCCGGTTTGGGAGCCGGCGGCAGGGTCAACCAGAGCAGCGCATAGACGACGACTCCGACGAACTGCACCAGACCCAGGGCGACGAAGCCGATGCGCAGCACCATGACCGGCCACCCCAGATGCTCTGCCAGACCGGTGCAGACTCCGCCGATCCACGCACCCTCGGGGACGCGCGTCGCCCGGGGGCGCTCGGGAGGGGAACCAGAGGGAGAAGTTGTCCCACCGGAGGACGCCGTGCCCTCCTCCGCAGACGGCGCGGCCGCAGCCTCCGGGCCCTGGCTCGCCTCGGTTTCGGGCACCCCGACAACGGCCGGCAGCGGGATATCGCGGCTGTCGGCGGTCTCGGGTGCGTCGGATGCGGCCATGATGTCTCCAGCCTCACACGCGTGCGGGTCCACGCCAACAGGGGACCCCCGGAGCCGTCCCTGAGTCAGCGGCCCTGCGGGTTTGACCCCGCTTGTCATGGTGGGAATCGGGGAGACCCCCGATAGAAACTGTCAGCGGAGCGGGGAAGGATGGAGCCATGGAGTTGACCCAGCTGCGCCGCAGCACCACCGACGGCCGCGTGGCCGGCGTGTGTGTGATGCTCGCCGACCGCTGGCGCGTCGACCCCATGCTGATCCGTGTCGCCGCACTCCTGCTGGCCCTGTCGAGCGGCATCGGCCTGGTCCTCTATGCCGCAGCCTGGCTCGCCATCCCCGCGCAGGGATCCGACCGGGCGCCGATCGATTCGATCCTCCCCGGCGTTCGGCGCCTCAGCCGCGGCTGGTGGATCGCCGGCCTCGTGATCGCGTGCATCGCAGCGGCCAGCGCCCTTGCATCGGTCCTGCCTTTCGGCATCGGGCCCGCTGCCGTCATGGGTGCGGTGTGGTATTTCGGGTGGTATCGCCCGTCGCGCCAACAGGCCGTCACCTCATCGACCACGCCCCCAACGCCCCCCGCCCTGGCGGGTCGGCCCTTCGCCGAGCCCACGGCCTTCACCGAGGCGGCCGCAGCCTGGCAGCAGCGCGTGCAGGCCTATCTGGACGCGAAGGGTGCGCCCACGTCGCCGCCGGAAGCCTCCCCCGCCTCCGATCCCGGCTATTCACTCGATGCCTTTCTGGCGATGCCCGATCCGGTGGGGTTGTACGCCGAGGACGAGGCAGCCGAGGCTGCGGCTGCCCCGCCCACTCCTCCCCCAGCGGCCCCTGTCACCGCACCCGCGGCGCCGGTCCCCACGCGGACGAA
Coding sequences:
- the pcrA gene encoding DNA helicase PcrA, with product MSQPVETPAAAPAMEPLFGEPDKPVRKRRSRAKELLEGSNEPQREAVLHEGSPLLVVAGAGSGKTRVLTRRIAYLVSERDAHPGSILAITFTNKAAAEMRHRVADIIGNRARIMWVSTFHSACVRILRAELHRFGYAREFSIYDDADSKRLMQLVCSDLGLDPKRHPVRKVLNWVSNCKNDLVDHESAGSRAGLGEESYPEAYAQYQLRLRKASALDFDDLIMLTVHLFQAFAEVREHYRRRFRHVLVDEYQDTNHAQYVLIRELCGPSDAGAAAPAPTDQEAPQEGAIDPPELMVVGDSDQSIYAFRGATIRNILDFSTDFPGARTIMLEQNYRSTQTVLSAANAVISHNDGRPAKNLWSAAGDGDRIVGYVADSEHDEAQFVASEVRELVEQGRGTYGETAVFYRTNAQSRAFEEVFIRTGVPYRVVGGVRFYERKEIRDVIAYLRAIANPADDVSVRRILNVPKRGIGDKSEGAIDALAQKAGIPFSEALRRASETALAPGSVKKITGFVDLIDEHRQLVADGAPAHDVLASILDRSGYHAELQGSKDPQDETRMENLAEFLAVAEEFATQASTVDLDGAGAEPNLVGAPEPDPSLPAFLERIALVADSDQIPDAESGGVVTLMTLHTAKGLEFDTVFLTGCEDGILPHQRTLTDPGELAEERRLTYVGITRARKRLYLSRAVSRSAWGAPQHNPPSRFLGEIPDRLMDWRRLGSAVTSWQNSSATARYRERNRIEGFASRVDSPRAKKSIELAVGDKILHTSFGLGTVKKITGSGSNAKAEVDFGSMGAKLLAVQFAPIEKLD
- a CDS encoding phospholipase D-like domain-containing protein → MYWRQFKRLVRRVILAVFGVQMATIAALLLIDSRRKRNRAPVVFPKAAPVPVTAGESDITVYTYGQDLYTDMLAAIDSARDRIYFETFIWKNDPIGRAFKRAMIRAANRGVAVYLVFDEFANLVVPRPFFRFPAAIHVKHHPLIAGGWGFWHPRNSGRNHRKLMVVDSEVAFVGGYNIGSLYATDWRDTHVRVTGEAVGELENAFVDYWNLWGNRRHPELADPRHRSWDSPIRVHRNVPKQLIYPIRYMYLEAIDRAQDRVWLTHAYLIPDDDLLAVLIHAAGRGVDVRIIVPEQSNHIVVDWVSRGYYRGLLDGGVRLFLYEGAMVHAKTAVIDDRWATVGTANLDRLSLIGNYEINLEITDDDMAEKMAEVFLLDLTNCRELTLDEWVRRPFMVKFSEAVLKPFSPFL
- a CDS encoding GlsB/YeaQ/YmgE family stress response membrane protein, yielding MTIIFYIIIGLLAGAIAKFIMPGRQGGGIIMTIILGIIGALVGGLLTNLIMNGSLSFAINGGFWITLLVAVLGALVVLFIYGMATKGRARA
- a CDS encoding response regulator transcription factor; protein product: MTERPQPDSLGSGDTPTAPDPNRLLRVVVVDDHAMFRAGVKAEIGRAVKVVGEGEDVATAVAAIRASEPDVVLLDVHLPGGGGMEVIKQIHATDPERRFLALSVSDAAEDVIGVIRAGARGYVTKSISAEDLVDAIRRVADGDAVFSPRLAGFVLDAFSGSIDIASVDEDLDRLSNREREVLRLIARGYAYKEVARELFISIKTVETHVSSVLRKLQLSNRHQLTRWATDRRLV
- a CDS encoding PspC domain-containing protein — its product is MAASDAPETADSRDIPLPAVVGVPETEASQGPEAAAAPSAEEGTASSGGTTSPSGSPPERPRATRVPEGAWIGGVCTGLAEHLGWPVMVLRIGFVALGLVQFVGVVVYALLWLTLPPAPKPEAAPGLESHARTNLRSTERKARRSAEIGTVVAVGLLGIGLLWLVQATGMGLSQQVFWPIAFAAVGVALVWRNADNSDSNWREDSGDPRWLRPFVDRGRALTLVRTILGLALVGAAVGMVIASQTGLAELPRVLAMTGLALAGTALVVAPWAYRSRLALQQAREEKVRADERADMAAHLHDSVLQTLALIQKRSDDPKTVSTLARKQERELRTWLYGDAIREQTVKAALTSAAAEVDDERGIPVEVVCVGDCDLTENLEAMIRAAREAMMNAAKHSGAARIDVYAEVEDDLVEIFVRDRGKGFDLDAIGDDRMGVKGSIIGRMERHGGSARIRSSAEDGTEVKLEMKR
- a CDS encoding PspC domain-containing protein — translated: MELTQLRRSTTDGRVAGVCVMLADRWRVDPMLIRVAALLLALSSGIGLVLYAAAWLAIPAQGSDRAPIDSILPGVRRLSRGWWIAGLVIACIAAASALASVLPFGIGPAAVMGAVWYFGWYRPSRQQAVTSSTTPPTPPALAGRPFAEPTAFTEAAAAWQQRVQAYLDAKGAPTSPPEASPASDPGYSLDAFLAMPDPVGLYAEDEAAEAAAAPPTPPPAAPVTAPAAPVPTRTKRRTARMHLIGWSLVFIAVGVVAAIDTTREVSILAYPAAVLLALGLAHIIGAWLPRPRGLFVVAILLTLVTGVVAAPAPQTNDSTVRYASVAHLPVAPVEHGSGRLVADLSQLPLNSDTDYTVSVDAGNLVVIVPPEANVSVIWSVGVGDAQILGAHSEDGIDLGANTLSRGSDPNGPTLTIHARVSVGQLVVTR